The Sulfurovum zhangzhouensis genome includes the window CACGTCCGTGTTTACGTTCTACGAAATCATCAAGCATTCCTGATTCCATCGGACCGGGACGATAAAGAGCGAGCATCGCAATAACATCTTCAAAACCCGATGGTTTGAGTTTCTTAGCAAGATCCTGCATCCCCGCTGATTCGATCTGGAAGAGGCCCAGTGTCTCACCTGTAGAGATATAGTCATACACCCCTTTGTCGTTAATATTTTCACGGACAAAGTCGATACGTTTTCCATGCCTCTGTTCAACCAGCTTATTGGCCTCTTCTACTACCGTTAGCGTCTTCAGTCCAAGGAAGTCGAATTTGATTAGGTCCACATCTTCTACATACTTACCGCTATACTGCGTTGCAAGAGTATTGAGCCCTGAAGGTTTAAAGAGCGGTGTTTTTTTCCAGAGCGGCTCATTTGAGATTACAACTCCTGCCGCGTGTGTTCCGGCATTACGATTGAGTCCTTCAAGCGCAAGTGCATACTCCCAAGTACGTGCTGCCAACGGATCACTTTCTAAAAGCTCTTTGATCTTAGGCTCTTTTTCATACGAACTTCTTAAGTCAATTCCAAGTTCGTCCGGGATCAGTTTTGCCATAGCATCTGCTTTGGCATAAGGCATATCAAGTACTCTGGCGACATCTCGGATCACCCCTTTGGCAAGCAATTTACCAAAAGTAATGATCTGTGCAACGTTAACACGCCCGTATTTATCGATCACATAATCAAGTATTTCCTGACGGCGTGCCTGACAGAAGTCCATATCGATATCCGGCATCGATACACGTTCCGGGTTAAGAAATCTCTCAAAAAGCAGACCATAAGGCATTGGATCGATATCGGTAATACGCAAAGCATATGCTACCAATGAGCCCGCTGCAGAACCACGTCCCGGTCCTACCGGGATACCCATCTTTTTCGCTGCATCAACAAACTCCCATACGATCAACATATAACCAGGGAACTTCATATTGGAAATGATATTGATTTCAGTTTCTAACCTCTCACGATACTCTTGATGTTTCGTAGGATCGACGATCTTCAGACGCTCTTCCAAACCTCGTCTAGACTCTTCTATGAACAATGCCGTGTCATTAGCCAAAGAGTATTCTTCATCCGGCTCAGGAAGCTCCAAACCGATTAAAGATGCCTTTTCTCTGGCAAACTTGAAGTTTGGCGGTGTCGGGTTACCCAGTTTGATCTCTAGATTACACTTCTCAGCGATCTCCTGTGTATTCTCCAGTGCTTCAGGGATATCAGCAAAAAGCTTTGCCATCTCTTCAGGAGATTTGACATAAAACTCATGTACCGAGTGACGCATACGGTTAGGATCATCATAGAGTTTGTTCATTGCGATACACATAAAAGCTTCATGAGCATCTGCATCTGCAGGATTGGTGTAGTGCGTATCATTTGTGGCTACGATCTTGATACCAGTCTCTTGTGAGAGCTGTATGATCTGAGAATCGATACGATGCTGGTCACCTATACCGTGCCTCATGATCTCCAGATAAAAGTCATCGCCAAAGAGCTCTTTATATTTGAGCGCTACACGCTTAGCCTCTTCATATCCCTTGGCACCAAACTTCACATTACGATCAGAGAGATTCAAATGCCAGTTAACCTCACCTTGAAGACAAGCAGAAGTACATACCAAACCTTCCGCATTATCTTTCAATAGATCCCAATTGATACGAGGATAATAATAAAAACCGTTCAGGTAAGCCTGAGAACTAAGATACATAAGATTTTTATATCCCACCTCATTTTTAGCATATAAACAGAGGTGAAAACGCTGACGTATACTCTTATCATCAATATCAGGCTGATTATGTACATACGCTTCCATTCCAATGATCGGTTTGATACCCTCATTTCTCATGGTATTATAGAAGTCGATCGTACCGAACATATTCCCATGATCGGTCATAGCAACCGAATTCATACCAAGCGCCTTGACCTTTTTGGCCAACGCTTTGATCTTATTGGCCCCATCAAGTAACGAATACTCGGTATGGAGGTGTAAATGGGTATACTGGGGGATGTTTTTCGGTTCTTCTGACATCATCTACCTTTCTATTTCTTAGTGCGTATTTTAGGTAATTCTACTTTAAATCCTGCTCACATTTTAACAATAATCCAGCAACATTCCTTTTTTTACCGTCTGCATTGTCTGAGCACCTTCTAGTCTCTCAATGATTGCAAGTCCAAAACATACAGCAGTACCTGGTCCTTTAGAAGTGAGAACATTATCATCAATGACTACTTTGGTATCTTCACGGTATCCCGGATGATCGATCTCATCTTCGACACCAGGATAACAGGTATAACTCTTACCTAACACCCCTGCTTTTTTAAGGACATATGGCGCTGCACACATCGCACCTACTGCTTTAGTTGTTTTAAGTTCCTGAACCAGGGAGATGACTTTTGCATCTTCAGCCAATGCATGGGTACCACCCCATCCTCCTGGAAGTACGATCATGTCAAAATCATCGGAATTTGCTTCAGAGATAGGCAAATCTGCTACGACTCTAATACCATGTGCACCAAGCACCGCACTTTCTTCACCTACATATGCCACACTTACTTCAATGCCCCCGCGGCGCATCACATCGATCAGAGCAACCGCTTCAAGCTCTTCAAAACCTTTTGCCAGTGGTAATAATACTCTTGCCATCCTATGCTCCTGTATCCGTATAACTCTAATGATTATAACGATATAAGATCAATAAATGCTAAATAAAAACAATGAAAAAGAAAAATGTGAATGAGATATGAAGTTAAAAAAAAAAGGGGTAAATGTGGTTATGATCGGGAAAACCCGATCATAAAAGATTACTTTGCTTTCTCTAGGTATTTACCTTCAACTGTATCTACCTTGATCATTTCACCTTCAAGAATATGGAATGGTACCTGTACCACTGCACCACTCTCTAGTTTTGCAGGTTTTTTCCCACCTTGAGAGTCTCCTTTGAAGTTTGGTGGAGTCTCAACGATTTTAAGCACTACAGTTTGCGGGATCTCTACAGAGATCGCTTTTCCGTTGTGGAAAAGTATTTCTGCTTCCATACCGTCGATCATATAATCAAATGTATCTTTCCCCACTTGATCATGTGTCAGACCGATCTGCTCGAAAGTTTCAGTGTCCATGAACTGAAGGAACTCACCGTCGTCATAAAGATACTGCATTGTCTTTTGCTGAAGTTCAGGAACTTCGAATTTATCACCAGCGTGAATTGTCTTTTCAATTACCTTACCTGTTTGAAGGTTTTTGATCTTTACTCTTACAAATGCTGCACCTTTACCTGGCTTTACATGTTGAAACTCAATAACTTTATAAGGGTTACCATCGAGCTCAAGTCTTGTACCTTTTTTGATATCACCCATACCAATTGTAGCCATACTAGCTCCTCAAAATAAAATAATTGGGCAAATTATACCCAATGGTTGGTTAATAAAAGAGAAGTATAGAAGCGTTCCCACACATCTGTGGGAACAAGGTAAGTTTTAAGAAATTTATTTTGTAATGGAGATGTTTTTATGCTCCATATCACATACTGCTTTATCAAAATCCATCGCTTTGGCATTATCCATTAAAATCGGTACAAAAAGGAGTGATACAAATACTGCAGCAACAGTACCTGATATCAGGGCAACCCCAAGACCACCGAATACAGGATCACTCGCGAGCAATGCAGATCCAAGAATGATCGCAACAGCAGTCAGTGCAATAGGCTTTGCCCTGGTTGCGGTAGCGATCGCAATTGCTTTACGTTTTGGAATACCCTGACACTCCATTAATGACTTTGTAAAATCAATAAGCAGGAGTGAGTTACGTGAACTGATCCCCATAAGGGCAATAAACCCGATCAGAGAGGTAGCAGTGAGGAAGAAAGTCTCACTGGTGAACCAGTTTGCAACCCAATGCCCTACAATTACTCCTATAAGTGAGAGGAATGAACCAAGTAAGATGATACCGCTTAGTACAAAACTCTTATAGTAAACCACTAACAGCAGGAATATCAATATCAATGCAGCGATGAATGCCCCGCCAAGATCTCTAAAGGTATCCAGTGTTACTTTCATCTCTCCATCCCAGCGAAGCAAGAACTTCTCTCCTGTTTTTTTATCTGTCAAATGAAGATCAAACATATAGGTATTGATGCCCGGTTCTTTATCAACGATATAGTCTTTCTCAAAATGCTCGATCATCTGTGCTCTTGCATCAAGCAGAGGATACACCTGAGATACCATATCTGTTTCTGCAATCACATTGATCATACGGGTTAAATCTTTATGCATGATCATAGGATTAGATTTTACTTTTCTAATGTTTACCACTTCACTTAGGGGTACCATCATCCCCTCCATATTCATAAGGTTAAGTGAAGAGAGTTTACTTCTCAATGCATTTTCATCTTTTGAAAAAAGTTCCTTACTCTCCTTTTCTAAGATTAGGAAGATCGGTATCTGATCGGATACATTCTTAGAGTTTTTATGTGCAACCACCATACCCTCAAATGCAAGATAAAGAATGTTATTGACCTGTTCCACACTTAATCCCGAACGTGAAATCTTCTCTTTATCCGGGATCAGCTCATATTTATCAAAGATCTCATCTGTCATTATATCTATATCGACAAGCCCCTCTGTTTGACTTAGGATTGCAGAGGTTTCAAATGCAAGTTCTCTTATCTTTTTAAGATTTGTACCATAAACCTCTACAACAAGTGAAGCCAGTGTAGGAGGACCTGCAGGTTGTTCAATAAACTTGATATTGGTATCTTTAACCAGTGGTAAACAGGTATCTTTGATCATTGGACGTAAACGTTGTACCATCAAAAATGAAGGTTCCTCACGGTGATGTTTATCTGTGAGATTTACAGAGATTTCAGCAACGTTCTCTGTCTGCTTCATACTTGCACCCTTGACCAATCCTGCATAATCCAGGGGAATACCCTGTCCCAAGAAAAGCTCAATATGCATGATCTCTTCTTCTTTTTTCAAGAAATCGATCACACACGAACTCACTTTTTTGGTCTCCTCTATTGAAGAGCCGGAAGGAGTATCTACATAAATAGAAAAAGTATTATCACTCTTTCCTGGAAGCATCTTAGCCAAAACCAGTTTGGTAGGGAACATCATCAAAGAAACGAAGAATGCTACTGCGGTCAAAACAATAACCAGTTTCTTCTTTTTCTTTTCCTCGAGGATACCAAAGATAAATTCTTCTAATTTTTTCATTAGTGCCCCTTTGCTTGGTGATGATGTTTATGCTTTGGTTTTTTTAGCAGCTTCAAGCTTAAGTAAGGTGTAAAGATATACGCTACAAAAAGTGAAGCGATCAATGCTACAGGTACATTGTAAGGGATCGGCTGCATAAATGATCCCATCATACCCCCTACAAAGGCCATCGGTACCATCGTCATAATGATCGCCAATGTTGCTACGTTGGTCGGTGCTCCGATCTCATCAGTTGCTTCAATGAGCAGTTCATCCATCTCTTTACTATCCACATCATGTGCATGTAAATGTCTATGAATATTTTCAATCACGATAATTGCCGCATCCACTAAAAGCCCCAATGACAGCAAGAAAGCAAAAAGTGTGATCCTGTTAATCGTTTGCCCTGACAGATATGCTACAAAAAGTGTTATCGCCAAAATTGCAGGTACCGTAAAAGTCACGATAATGGATTCCTTCCACCCCAGTGCAAAGACCAGCATCACTGCAATGATAATAATTGTGATAACCAAGTGGTGCATGAGTTCATTAACGGCTTCATTGGCTCTGGTACCATAGTTTCTTGTCACAAGATAACTGATACCTTCTTTTTCAAATCTTGTTTCATACGACTTAAGCACATCCATTACATCATTGGCTACAAATACGGCATTGGTACCCGCAAGTTTAGCTACCGTCAGTGTCACCTGTTCTGTTGCCTCACTTAGCTTCTCTCCTTTGGAGTTCTTTTGAAGGATCTCTGCTGTTTGGAAGTTTTGGATATCGATACCTTCTGTCACTTTTGCTACATCTTTAAGATAGATCGGTGATCCCATATATTGTGCAACAATGACATTCCCCACATCTGACACATTTTCAATGGCATTTTTTACACCGAAAATAACAAGCGTATTTTGTTGTGTTCTTCCTTTTACTTCCGGAACGTTTACTGCTACTGACTGGACAGCTTTCATAATCTGTCCAAGAGAGAGGTGATATGCAGAGAGTTTACCCATATCAACTTCGATGTTATACTGTGCTTTACGCGCACCCTTTACCGTAGTTTTTGCAACATTATTGACTGCATTAAGCTTTTGCTGTACTTCTCTGACCATTGTGAAAAGTTCTACTTCCGATACATCACTCTTAGGTTTTGCATAAAAAGCAATATTCACAATAGGAATATCTATATCGATATCAAACGGTTTGACAATCGGCTGCATAGTACCTTTTGGCAGTTGATCCATGTTCTGCATTACTTTATCGTAAAGTTTGAGGTTTGAATCTTCCCTATTTTCTCCTATATAGTACATGACATTGACTACACCGACATTATCCATCGCCATGCCGTGGATATGTTCTATACCGCTAACCTCTCTAAGCTTACGCTCTAACGGATTGATAATAACATTTTCAATCTCTTTGGGAGAAGCACCGGGCATCGGCACGATCACGGCACCACCGGAGATTGCGATTTGAGGGTCCTCTTCACGCGGCATGACATTCAGTGCCAAATATCCCATAAAGATCAAAAAAACACCCAGTACAGCTGTCAAAGGGTTTTTCAAAAAACCTTTGGCTAACTTACCTGCAACATCGGTAACTTCATATTCATTCTTATTGGTGGTTTGCATCACAATCACACTTTATGATAATTTTTGTATACATTCCAGGATAAACCAGTGCATCTTGTTTATCAAACTCCATCTTGATCTTGAATTTATGCGTCATAGGATTGGAACTAGGGATAATAGAAGAAATTTTTCCCTTTGTCGTAAATTCTATCGATGGGATAGCCAAATCTACTTCATTACCTACTTTGATATGTATCAATTGAGATTCTGATATTTCTGCGATGATCTTTAAATGACTGAGATCGGTGAGAACGACTGCCGGCATTCCAGGAATGGCCATTTCACCTTCATTGAGTTTCTTATCAACAATCACACCGTCATTAGGTGCAGTCACTTTAAGGTATTTATACTGGTTAAGTACTTCCTCTTTTTTGGCTTCTGCCTGCTTTACTTGCTGTTCTGAAATCTCAACCATATCTTTAAGGTTCGCTGCTGCAAGTTCTAATGTCTCTAATTCATATTTAGAGACCATTTTCTTCTCGTATAGTCTTTGATGTCTTGCAAGGTTAGTAAGGATATTGTTGTATTGGCTCTTATTCATCTGAAGTGCCAGTCTTGCCTGTGATATCGCCAGATCGACTTGTCTTTCTGACGATTCGATCTCTTTGGAGTCGATTTCATAAAGAAGCTGACCTTTTTTTACGATCTCTCCTTCACTTACTGCCATGTTTTTTACATATCCCATGTAACGGCTTGTGATCATTTTTTGGTTATCTGAGATCACAGAACCACTTAACTCGATATCAATGGCATTTGCACCGACTGTTAAACATAACAGGGTAATCAATGTGACTAGTTTTTTCATATCTTCTCCTTGCTTCTTAATGACTATTCAACAAACTATTGAGTTCAAAGATTTTTGTATTTCTATCATTCTTTACAGTTAAAAGTTTCAATAACATCTCCAGTTCTTTTGACTGCTTGATCAAAACATCAGAGATAGAGACCATACCTTCTTGATAGCGTCCCTGATAGTTTTCATAGACTTTTCTTGCAAACAGTAATTGTTTTTTATAGCTTTTTACATCGGCATCTTTGCCTCTGATCTCAGTTTCAAGCTTCTTTGCTTTCAGCTTGATACCGCTCTTTGCCAAAGCAACCTGGCTTTGTACTTTCATACGGTTTACCTTTGCTTTTTCAAGATTTGCATAGTCAGTTCCTCCTGAAAAAAGGTTCCATTTTAACTGAACACCTACCGTATAAGAGTCTTTTTGTTCAAACTCATTAAAGAGTTGATTATCTGCACTTCCATACTCTGCAAATGCACCGACTGTCGGTAGAAAGTTTGCCTCTTCTAATCCTACTGCCATATCTGCAATCTTTTCACCAAGAAGTGCCTTTTGGATATCAATATTTTTTGCGTCAAGTTCTTTTGGGTCTACGGTTGGAATCGGAGCCATATCGCTGATACGTTCAATCGATGAAACCTCAGTGTTCAATAAAAAAGAGAGGAACTGATAAGCAAGTTCTCTGTTGAGCTTTGCTTGATTGTACAAACTGAGAGCCTCTGCTTTACGTGCCTGTACCTCAAGAAGATCGATGTTTTGTGCATAACCCTCTGTTTTCATTGTTGAAACGACATTTTCCAGACGAGTGATGTTTTTGAGGATCGTTGAGAGATTTCCAATGTAGTTTTCAACCAGTGATATATCATAAAATGCTTTTTTTGTTTGAAAGATTTTTTCATTGAGCAACTGTTTGGTATCAAATTGACTCATTTGATGCATCGATTCTGTTATATGGCCATATTCAGTCAGTTTACCGCCTGTATAGAGAGGCAGCATATAGGAAAATTTTGTTTGATAATGATTTCTAGCTTCAGGATAATTTAGGTTATATGGCTGAATACTCAAAACATTTGGATCTGCTGGATTAAACTCACCTGCACCAAAGTCGCCAAATGTAGCTTCACGGCTCGATAATTTAAATCCAAATACATTACCCGCATCATTAGAACGCATCCCTTGCACCGTTACATCTAATTGACCAAAATGATGTCCTGTTGCAGCTTTTGCTTCATACTCTTTCATTTGTGCTTCAAAACGTGAAACTTTCAGCTCAAGGTTCTTATTTTTGAGTAGTTCAAGTGCCTGCTGTAGTTGTAGATTTTCCAAGCCAGCAAAAAGCGGTAGAGTGAAAAGAAGGATCAGATACTTTTTCATGCTATATATACCCCCAATTAAAATACTATTATAACCTAACAAATAGATAGAATGCCAAGAATGGATTTATAATAAGGTGAGATTATATCATACATTACTTATAGTAATGCTAATGAGGGGGTTTTGTAAAACTATACAGCCAAAAGGCTGTATATGTATTAAAGTGATGCGTGACTAACGCTGATACAAGCTTTAAGCGATGAAAGTTCATCAAGGATAGCTTTAGTAACTTGACCATCAACTTTAACAACCGCAAGTGCTTGTTGCTTCTTATCACGTCCAAGTCTAAAGTCTGATATGTTAAGGTTATGGCTAGCCATGATTCTTCCCACATCACCGATCACACCAGGAGTATCTGTATTTCTAAAGAATACCATAGTACCTTTTGGTTCTACATCAAGAATATACTCATCGATCTCAACAATACGCTGTGCTGTACCGTCAAAGACCGTACCGCCGATTGTGATCGTACTGTTTTGTGTAGTCAATTTTACTTCAATCTTGTTAGTAAATCCACTTGTATTTGGTTTCGTATCTTTAATAATTTCGATACCACGCTCTTTTGCAACGAATTCTGCATTTACATAGTTTACTTGATCAGAAAGAGATTCTGTCAATACACCTACAGTAGCAAATGTGCCAAGTGATTCCACATATTCTGCGATTTCACCTTTAGCAGTTACTTTAATCGATTTGATCGCAGATTTTGTCACTTGTGCAGAGATATGTCCGATTTTTTGGATAAGTTCAAGATACGGTCGTACATACTCAGGAAGTTCATTCTCTTTAATTGGCAAATTCAGTGCATTTGGATAAGCAATACCTTTAACAGCGGCAATAGCATTTTCAGCTGCCTGAACTGCGATATTTCTCTGTGACTCTTTTGTATTGGCACCAAGGTGAGGTGTTACCGTTACATTGTCTAGATCAAGAAGCGGGTGGTCTGTTGCAGGTTCTTTATTGAACACATCGATTCCTGCCATTGCGATCTTACCTGACTTCAATCCCTCAACAAGAGCATCTTCATCATAGAGACCACCTCTAGCACAGTTAATAAGGATCACGCCGTCTTTCATTTTGGCAATCTCTTCAGCACCAATCATACCGATCGTCTCTTCAGTTTTTGGAGTATGGATAGTAATGATATCACATGCCAAAATATCATCAAAATTTTTCGTATATTTAACATCTACATCTGTTGCTTTTGAAGAATCAATGTATGGGTCATATGTAATAACTTCCATTTCAAAAGCTTTTGCTCTTTTACCTACACGAGAACCGATGTTACCAAAACCGATGATACCAAGCTTTTTGTCTTTTAGCTCTGTACCATACCAGTCTTGTCTTCTCCAGATACGGTCCAGCTTAAGGTTATTGTGGGCATAAGGGAAAGTTCTAACACATGAAAGCATATGTGTCATCGTAAGCTCAACTGCTGCAATCGTATTGGCAGTTGGTACGTTCATAACAACAATACCTTGTTTGCTACATCCAGGAATATCGACATTATCGACACCTACACCTGCACGTACTACAGCAGTCACTTTCTTTGCATTTGCCAAAAAGGCATCATCAACATCAGTAGATGAACGAGTGATTGCAACATCGGCTAGAGGAATGATCTCTGTAATCAGTTTATCTTTTGGTTCATCAGCAGCGTTGATCAGCTCAATATCATTATCATTTGCAAGAATATCTAAACCACTTTGATGAATGTGGTCACAAACAACAATAGTCTTCTTTGACATGTAATAACCTTTGTTTCAATTTATTAAGAACACATAATTTAGTATGATTAGAAAAATGAGGTAAAAGTTACCTCATTTTTTTTAATCGAAGTATAGGGTTTGAAGCTTTAATTTATCTAAAAAAAAGTGATTATTTTTTAAATGCATCACCAAATGCATCACCTAAAGTCATGCTGTCATCTTGCTCAAGATTAAGTTTTTCCATAGCTTCTCTCTCTTCTTGACGCTCAAGTCTTCTAACAGAGACTCTGATACGATCATTGTTTGCATCAATGAAGCTGATAACACCCTTGATCTCTTGACCTTTTTCAATTTCTTCAAATTTAAGCGGATGAAGATCTTCAGTTCTGATCAATGCATCAACATTATCTTCCAAAGAGATAAATACACCGAAATCTTTTTTGTCTTTTACTGTACCAGTTACGATAGAACCGTTTTTATGGTTAGCAGCAAATGCTCTTACAGGTGAATCTTCCAAAGCCTTTTTAGAAAGAGATACTTTCTCTGTATCTCTATCGACCTTAATGATCTTCACTTCGATCTCATCACCAACTTTAAGCTCTGACTTTGCAGTTTTGCTCTTGTCCCAAGATACTTCTTGGTTATGAAGAAGACCTTCTACCGGTCCTACTTTTACAAATGCACCAAAATCAGTAATAGAAGTTACTGTACCTTTAACGCTGTCACCTACTTTGAAGTCAGAAGCAAATGCATCCATTGGTTTTGGAAGAAGGTTTTTAAGGCTTACTCTAAGTCTTCTACCCTCTTTATCAACTTCGATCACCTCTACATTGATCTCTTGTCCATTCTCTAGGTAGTCTTTTGGATGTTTTACATTCTTATCCCAAGAGATTTCAGATACGTGAAGGAATGCTTCAAGATCTTCTCCAAGGTCAACAAATACACCATATGGCTCAATATTTGATACTGTAGCAGTTACTGTATCACCTACACCGATGATAGAGTCAATGTCAGCCCATGGATCTGGATTTGCATCTTTAATAGAAAGTGAAAGATGTCTCTTCTTCTTATCATAATCAAGTGCAACTACGTTAACTTCGTCACCTTCTTTGAAGTATTTAGCAGGATTTACAGGACCTTTGTGAGAGATCTGTGAATAGTGAACAAGACCGTCCATTCCACCAACATCTACAAACATACCGTATGAAGTGATCTTTTTAACTGTACCAACTACTGGCTCTTTGCTCTCTAGAAGTGTATTAACGATCTCATCAGTTTTCGCTTTATCTCTTTCGATAAGCTCTTTTCTTGATACAACTACAGAACCTTTATCTTTGTCAACTTTTACGATCATTGCTTTGATCTTTTTGCCAAGTGGATCTGCTTTTGATGAAAGGTAAGAAAGAGTACGAGGCATGAAGAACTCAAGACCGTCTACTTCAATTACATACCCACCTTTATTTTTCTTAGTTACTGTACCTTCGATGATATACTCTTGCTCAGGATCATACTCAGCAATGAACTCATTGATCGCTGCTCTGCTTTGAGCTGCTTTATAAGATACTTTACCTCTTCCAAGTGTAACTACTTCGATCTCATCATTTACGTTGAAAGTAATGTTTCCATCTTTATCTTTGATCTCATCTAGGCTAAGACTTGCATCTCTACCGCCACCGATATCTACAACTGCCAAATTGTCTTTCTCGTCAACCTTAACGATCGTACCTTTTACTAAATCACTTTTTGATTCTGCTTTTTTGAAAGATTCCTCTAGCATCGCTTCAAAATCTACGTCTTCTACTTCGATATCTTCGAACTTCATACCTACTATCCTTATGTGTACACAAATTTTGCGTTATTATACCTATTTTTTTAAAAATAACGCTTACTAACTAATGGCTTTTCACACTCGAAAACATCGGAAATATCTGCGTTTAAACTCTTGTCAGGAAGTATATTTTAAGGAAAGTATGCTAGTTTTTATCAATTAGCCTGGTACTTAGGAGGAGATACTCTCAAGTACATCAAAATAAGTAGGAAAAGTTTTGGCCGTACACTCAGGTTCATTGATCGTCACAGATACCGGATCAAGTGCCAAAAGAGAAAAACACATTGCCATTCTGTGATCATCATAAGTATCGATCGCAGCATGTTTAAGCTGTACAGGAGGAGTGACCTTCAGGTAGTCTTCTCCCTCTTCTACTTCAGCCCCTACTTTACGAAGCTCGGTTGCCATCGCTGTTAGTCTGTCGGTCTCTTTAACCCGCCAGTTATAGATATTGCGCAGAGTAGTCGTACCTTTTGCAAAGAGTGCCGTTGTAGCGATTGTCATCGCTGCATCAGGAATATGGTTAAAATCCATATCAATGCCATGAAGCTCTCCCCTGCTTACAGCAATATACGTATCACCCCATTCTACTTTTGCACCCATCTTCTCCAATACATCTGCAAAATATATATCTCCCTGGATACTCTTTTTGCCGATACCGGTCACTTTGACTCTGCCACCTTTGATTGCTGCAGCAGCAAGAAAGTAAGAAGCCGAAGAAGCATCACCTTCTACCATAAAACTCTCTATAGCCTTGTAGCTTTGTCTACCTTTAACATAAAAGGTTTTATAGTCATTATTTTCTACTGTTACACCAAAATCTTTCATAATATCCAGTGTAATATCGATATAAGGTTTGGAGACCAGTTCACCTTTTATCTTGATTGTTGTATCTTTTTCTATCAATGGTGCAGCCATCAACAATGCAGTTAAGAATTGACTGGAGATCGCTCCGTCTATTTCAACCTCTCCGCCAACAAGACCGTCAGCATCGATAAAGAGCGGTGGATAACCCTCATTTTTCTCATAAGTGATTTTCGCTCCTGCCTGGATCAATGCATCTACAAGGTGACCGATAGGGCGTTCTTCCATACGAGGTTCACCTGTGAGATGATATCTTCCTTTTCCAAGACAGAGTGCGGCACAAAGTGGCCTCATTGCCGTCCCGGCATTCCCAAGAAAGAGTTCTTTGGTTTCATTATGTTCAAAAGCTCCCCCATTACCTTC containing:
- a CDS encoding efflux RND transporter permease subunit, which gives rise to MKKLEEFIFGILEEKKKKKLVIVLTAVAFFVSLMMFPTKLVLAKMLPGKSDNTFSIYVDTPSGSSIEETKKVSSCVIDFLKKEEEIMHIELFLGQGIPLDYAGLVKGASMKQTENVAEISVNLTDKHHREEPSFLMVQRLRPMIKDTCLPLVKDTNIKFIEQPAGPPTLASLVVEVYGTNLKKIRELAFETSAILSQTEGLVDIDIMTDEIFDKYELIPDKEKISRSGLSVEQVNNILYLAFEGMVVAHKNSKNVSDQIPIFLILEKESKELFSKDENALRSKLSSLNLMNMEGMMVPLSEVVNIRKVKSNPMIMHKDLTRMINVIAETDMVSQVYPLLDARAQMIEHFEKDYIVDKEPGINTYMFDLHLTDKKTGEKFLLRWDGEMKVTLDTFRDLGGAFIAALILIFLLLVVYYKSFVLSGIILLGSFLSLIGVIVGHWVANWFTSETFFLTATSLIGFIALMGISSRNSLLLIDFTKSLMECQGIPKRKAIAIATATRAKPIALTAVAIILGSALLASDPVFGGLGVALISGTVAAVFVSLLFVPILMDNAKAMDFDKAVCDMEHKNISITK
- a CDS encoding DJ-1 family glyoxalase III — protein: MARVLLPLAKGFEELEAVALIDVMRRGGIEVSVAYVGEESAVLGAHGIRVVADLPISEANSDDFDMIVLPGGWGGTHALAEDAKVISLVQELKTTKAVGAMCAAPYVLKKAGVLGKSYTCYPGVEDEIDHPGYREDTKVVIDDNVLTSKGPGTAVCFGLAIIERLEGAQTMQTVKKGMLLDYC
- the efp gene encoding elongation factor P, producing the protein MATIGMGDIKKGTRLELDGNPYKVIEFQHVKPGKGAAFVRVKIKNLQTGKVIEKTIHAGDKFEVPELQQKTMQYLYDDGEFLQFMDTETFEQIGLTHDQVGKDTFDYMIDGMEAEILFHNGKAISVEIPQTVVLKIVETPPNFKGDSQGGKKPAKLESGAVVQVPFHILEGEMIKVDTVEGKYLEKAK
- the dnaE gene encoding DNA polymerase III subunit alpha; the encoded protein is MSEEPKNIPQYTHLHLHTEYSLLDGANKIKALAKKVKALGMNSVAMTDHGNMFGTIDFYNTMRNEGIKPIIGMEAYVHNQPDIDDKSIRQRFHLCLYAKNEVGYKNLMYLSSQAYLNGFYYYPRINWDLLKDNAEGLVCTSACLQGEVNWHLNLSDRNVKFGAKGYEEAKRVALKYKELFGDDFYLEIMRHGIGDQHRIDSQIIQLSQETGIKIVATNDTHYTNPADADAHEAFMCIAMNKLYDDPNRMRHSVHEFYVKSPEEMAKLFADIPEALENTQEIAEKCNLEIKLGNPTPPNFKFAREKASLIGLELPEPDEEYSLANDTALFIEESRRGLEERLKIVDPTKHQEYRERLETEINIISNMKFPGYMLIVWEFVDAAKKMGIPVGPGRGSAAGSLVAYALRITDIDPMPYGLLFERFLNPERVSMPDIDMDFCQARRQEILDYVIDKYGRVNVAQIITFGKLLAKGVIRDVARVLDMPYAKADAMAKLIPDELGIDLRSSYEKEPKIKELLESDPLAARTWEYALALEGLNRNAGTHAAGVVISNEPLWKKTPLFKPSGLNTLATQYSGKYVEDVDLIKFDFLGLKTLTVVEEANKLVEQRHGKRIDFVRENINDKGVYDYISTGETLGLFQIESAGMQDLAKKLKPSGFEDVIAMLALYRPGPMESGMLDDFVERKHGRAEITYMFPELEPILKPTYGVIVYQEQVMQIVQTIGGFSLGGADLVRRAMGKKIKEEMDKLKGEFADGAAQKGFDRSKAEELFDLIVKFAGYGFNKSHSAAYALITFYTSFLKHYYPTEFMAAILTLEKNNTDKVVKYVDELKRMGIDLLPPDVNRSGLVFEAHNVDGKEAVMFGMGAIKGAGDIAIKSILEARKEGEFNDFSDFVSRIDSSKVNKKVIESLIKAGALDCFNYSRNAMLSQIEEIIEAAKKAADAKKLAENSLFGGGAEMTAVSLTLTNMPEFEPLEILEMEKESLGFYVSGHPLDKFRDTLDNINYTLSSEIDDLADGSEALLIGKIEGITEKISKKGHKFGIANVMDLHGNIELMLFEKRLKELEEDFDLTKPIAFKVKITKDGDFTRMNILKIESLKDAKKEKIKVKKEEKHVEEPEQPPLILAINLMPDPKIAEELMCLAEKYPGKRPLELHIKSKLADVVIESKMKVSELILEEAKELGVYLEESLVVEG